The stretch of DNA CCAATTCCGCTGAGGTATTCGGCCTTAAGCCCCTTAAAGATAGAAGGAGGAACTACCACATGTTCTTTCTCAAGACTCAATATTTCTTTAACAGCATCAACAAGAAGCCCTATCCTTTCATTCACAGTCTTTACGATTATGATCCTTTCACGAATGGGAGACGGCGCCATCCCAAAACGTTTTCTCAAATCCATTATCGGTATCACCATCCCTCTTAGACTAATCACCCCGCACAAAAAACTCGGAAGTTTAGGAAGTGGAGTAATTTTCTGTGCCTTAAGGATTTCCACAATCCTGCCTATCTCAAGGCCAAATTCCTCGCCTGCAAGAATAAATACAGCAAACTTACTCAAATTTAAAACCCTCTATATCTTTCTTGAGAGCTTCTGCTTCCTGGTAGAGCGTATTAAAGGATGTAGACATTTCATTGATAACTGATAACGTGCTATCACCGGCAGCCTTTATTTCCTCCATAGCCATAAGAATACCCTCATTGGTCTTTTTCTGTTCTGAGGTTGAACCAGCTATTTGTTTAATTTTCTCATTAGCGAGCTCGAGATTTTTCGACATCAGCCGTATCCCTGCTGCCTGCTCCTGCATGCCTTTATTTACAAGCTCGGACATATTTTTGAC from Nitrospirota bacterium encodes:
- a CDS encoding chemotaxis protein CheW, which encodes MSKFAVFILAGEEFGLEIGRIVEILKAQKITPLPKLPSFLCGVISLRGMVIPIMDLRKRFGMAPSPIRERIIIVKTVNERIGLLVDAVKEILSLEKEHVVVPPSIFKGLKAEYLSGIGKAGDRLIVLLNLDNLLTSEERIVLEELKSEIRSEQRGSVG